Below is a window of Niabella agricola DNA.
AACAACCGGTTTGTGCAAACCGTGCTGAGCCATCTGAATAAAGAGTCCATTGAACAATACAAGGCAGAGGAACGATCTGCCATGGCCTTCCGGGTGGCTGCCGGCCGTTTCCGGCTGATGGAATTGCTGAATATCATGTCGCGGGATACCATTTCCCCTGTTGCCAAACAAAAACAGCTGGCCGAACAGCTCAACCAGCATTTTCATACGGCGGCTTTTAACCGCTGCAATTCCATGGGGCAGATCCTGAAACTGCATTTGAAATATATGCTACGCGAAAACCTGAAGCTGATCCAGGAAAAAACACGGTCGCTCAAAAAACCGGTTTTCAAGCCCTTTTCGCGGAACGCCGGAAAATAAACCAGGGTTTTGTGTAAAAAATACACATTCACGGTCCCAAAACCGCAGCACGATTATTAAAAATTCACATTTCGGCAAAGAAGTTTAAACAACTTCAATATATTCATTGAAATGACAGATAATTTCTCAGGAATGGTTAACTTAGCGCCTCGTAAAACGAAAAATACAGTTGTTTTTAAAATTTTAATGAATGAGTAAATACAGAGCCGGGGTTTTATTTGGCAAAGAGCTGGAAGACCTCTACAACGACGCAAAAGACAATCAGTTTGCATTACCTGCAGTAAACGTAGTGGGAACCGACAGTGTGAATGCTGTTTTAGAAACCGCAGCAAAAGTAAACTCCCCTGTAATGATCCAGTTCAGTAACGGCGGAGCACAGTTCTTTGCCGGTAAAGGCATGCCGAACGACAAATTGCAGGCAAATATTTCCGGTGCCATCAGCGGTGCCCTGCACGTGCACAATGTAGCAAAGTACTACGGGGTTCCCGTGGTATTGCACACAGACCACGCTGCAAAAAAATGGTTGCCCTGGATCAGCGCGCTGATCGATGCCGGCGAACAATATCATAAAGAAAAAGGCCAGCCGCTTTACAGCTCGCACATGCTCGATCTGAGCGAAGAGCCGCTCAACGAAAATATCGAGATCTCTGTTGAATATTTCAAACGCATGGCGCCCCTGGGCATGAGCATCGAAATCGAGCTGGGTGTTACCGGTGGTGAGGAAGATGGCGTAGACAATACCGATGTGGATAACTCCAAATTATATACACAGCCTGAAGACGTGGCACAGGCTTACGAAGCATTAAGCAAGGTTGGAAACCTGTTTACCGTTGCTGCTGCATTTGGTAACGTGCATGGAGTGTACAAGCCCGGTAATGTAGTGTTGACGCCTACCATCCTGGATAATAGCCAGAAATTCATTCAGCAAAAATTCGGCACGGCTTCCGACAAACCGGTTTACTTCGTGTTCCATGGCGGTAGCGGTTCTGAAAAGGCAAAGATCACCGAAGCCATAGGTTATGGCGCTATCAAAATGAACCTCGATACGGATATGCAATGGGCATTTGCTGAAGGCGTATTCGATTATTACAAAAAGAACGAAGCCTATCTGCAAGGTCAGCTGGGTAACCCGGAAGGTGAAGACAAGCCCAACAAAAAATACTACGATCCCCGCGTATGGCTGCGCAAAGGTGAAGAGTTTTTTGTAAAACGTCTGGAAGAAGCATTTACCGATCTGAACTGTATCGGCAGAAACGCGTAAGACATATCTTAGTTTCAATAGCATCCCTGCTCCTGCTGGAGCGGGGATTTTTTTTGTAGCCTTGCGGCGGATATACCACGAAGGCTTGATGGCTCAAAGAAACATGAAGAAAATATTTTCAGTGGTTCAGTGCATCCACGGCTTCTACAAAATTTCCAGCAGTTCCTTTTTTGACAGGGTTTTTAAAAAAGCAGCTTCCGTTTTGATTAGGCCCTGCGCCAGCTTTTTTTTCTTTTGCTGAAGACGCACGATCTTTTCTTCAATAGTGTTGGTGCAGATCAGCCGAACCGCAACAATATGTTTTGTTTGCCCAATCCGGTGACTTCGGTCAATAGCCTGGTTTTCTGCCGCGGGATTCCACCAGGGGTCTACCAGGTATACATAATCGGCCGCCGTAAGATTCAGGCCTACACCTCCGGCTTTCAAACTGATCAGAAATACACGCACCTGTTCATTTGTCTGGAACTGATGCACCCTTGCACCCCGGTCGGTGGTTTTTCCTGTCAGGTATTCGAACGGGATATTGCGATGTTCCAGTTCCGCTTTAATCAGCTCCAGCATACCCACAAACTGGGAAAAGACCAGTATCTTGTGCTCTTTCGACTTGCTTTCGATCTGCTCGGTTAGTACATCAATTTTAACGGCATGTGCTTTCGGATAGCCTTCTTTTAGTAAGACCGGCGCATTGCAGATCTGGCGCAGTTTGGTTAATCCGGTCAGTACATGCATACTGTTTTTGCGGATGTTTTCCTCATCTGTAACCGATATCAATTCCCGCAGTTCACGCTCGTAGCGGTCATATATTTTACGTTGCTCCGTATTCATTTCACAATAGATGACCATCTCAGTTTTTGCGGGCAACTGTTTTGCCACCTGTTTCTTGGTCCTTCGTAAAATAAACGGACGGATCTTTTGCTGTAGTTCCAAAGCGCGTTTGCTGTATTCAAACTGATCAATCGGTATCGCATAGATATCTCTAAAATGCTGCCTGCTTCCCAACAACCCCGGGCAGGCAAAAGACAACTGTCCATACAGGTCAAACGTATTGTTTT
It encodes the following:
- the fbaA gene encoding class II fructose-bisphosphate aldolase encodes the protein MSKYRAGVLFGKELEDLYNDAKDNQFALPAVNVVGTDSVNAVLETAAKVNSPVMIQFSNGGAQFFAGKGMPNDKLQANISGAISGALHVHNVAKYYGVPVVLHTDHAAKKWLPWISALIDAGEQYHKEKGQPLYSSHMLDLSEEPLNENIEISVEYFKRMAPLGMSIEIELGVTGGEEDGVDNTDVDNSKLYTQPEDVAQAYEALSKVGNLFTVAAAFGNVHGVYKPGNVVLTPTILDNSQKFIQQKFGTASDKPVYFVFHGGSGSEKAKITEAIGYGAIKMNLDTDMQWAFAEGVFDYYKKNEAYLQGQLGNPEGEDKPNKKYYDPRVWLRKGEEFFVKRLEEAFTDLNCIGRNA